The proteins below are encoded in one region of bacterium:
- a CDS encoding prolyl oligopeptidase family serine peptidase → MANRAPIHTPEVTMEPLNRFPTMMQDYFMARVRQSERISEALKFGLQSKREVLAYQEHVRDRIRSIIGPRPPRVPFHVRQTGEFEREHYRVENLIFDTRPNFPVTANLYVPKGRSLPAPCVLGVCGHSLNGKAEANYQAFCQGLAIKGYVVLIFDPIGQGERLQYPVGTVPAGGCPPAGQPHKSRYNGTVGDHIQCANHMGLLGEWFGSWRIWDGVRALDYLLSRPEADPHHVGLTGNSGGGTMTTWLLAADERFTMGGPGCYVTTWRRNLENELPADSEQDPPRALEFGLDVDDFLFLHAPKPLILLTQEYDAFDNRGSEEIYARLRHLWKLLGAEADVQMFTGPGPHGYYPELREAMYGFFNRHCGRQREGSKEPDREPEADEALWATQSGQVWELGADNVPAFTARKAQALAAKRQPLSGEALKKELAKALGLGKGVGAVTDRDPSRSAKALAVPPDYRILIYGPGNREYGATPTWYSVETQPGIQTVLTCLDERSWVCRIAPGKETTLYVPHLSADEDLREEPLAQSLVKQGRLFAMDVRGRGESRPNSCGGNYLTPYGSDYFYAYFSEMYGESMLGRRTFDVLRVLDLLESRGYRKIHLAGRGLGSLPALFAAVLHPRVGTVTLKHALLSYHEMTQDEDYKWPLSAMVWGILKKLDLPDCYRALGKRLTLIEPWSTRMEPLPAKEAKRRLKELGAG, encoded by the coding sequence ATGGCGAACCGTGCGCCAATCCACACCCCCGAGGTCACCATGGAACCGCTGAACCGCTTCCCGACGATGATGCAGGACTACTTCATGGCGCGTGTGCGCCAGAGCGAGCGCATCAGTGAGGCGCTCAAGTTCGGCCTCCAGAGCAAGCGCGAGGTGCTCGCCTACCAAGAGCATGTGCGCGACCGCATCCGCTCGATCATCGGCCCGCGCCCCCCGCGCGTGCCGTTCCATGTGCGCCAGACCGGCGAGTTCGAGCGTGAGCACTACCGCGTCGAGAATCTGATCTTCGACACGCGCCCCAACTTCCCCGTCACGGCCAACCTGTATGTCCCCAAGGGCCGCTCGCTCCCCGCGCCGTGCGTGCTGGGCGTGTGCGGACACAGCCTCAACGGCAAGGCCGAGGCGAACTACCAAGCCTTCTGTCAGGGCCTGGCGATCAAGGGCTATGTCGTGCTGATCTTCGACCCCATCGGCCAGGGTGAGCGGCTGCAGTACCCCGTGGGGACTGTCCCCGCAGGGGGCTGTCCCCCTGCCGGACAGCCGCACAAGTCACGGTACAACGGTACCGTCGGGGATCACATCCAGTGCGCCAACCACATGGGCCTCCTGGGCGAGTGGTTCGGCAGTTGGCGCATCTGGGACGGCGTGCGGGCGCTGGACTACCTGCTGTCGCGGCCCGAGGCGGACCCGCACCATGTCGGCCTGACCGGCAACTCCGGCGGCGGGACGATGACGACGTGGCTCCTGGCCGCCGACGAGCGGTTCACGATGGGCGGGCCGGGCTGCTATGTCACGACCTGGCGGCGCAACCTGGAGAACGAGCTGCCCGCCGACAGCGAGCAGGACCCGCCGCGGGCGCTGGAGTTCGGGCTCGATGTGGACGACTTCCTGTTCCTGCACGCCCCCAAGCCGCTGATCTTGCTGACGCAAGAGTACGACGCCTTCGACAACCGCGGCTCCGAAGAGATCTACGCGCGGCTGCGCCATCTGTGGAAGCTGCTGGGGGCCGAGGCAGACGTACAGATGTTCACCGGCCCCGGGCCGCACGGCTACTACCCCGAGCTGCGGGAGGCCATGTACGGGTTCTTCAACAGGCACTGTGGCAGACAGCGCGAGGGCAGCAAAGAGCCCGACCGCGAGCCGGAGGCTGACGAGGCCCTGTGGGCCACCCAGAGCGGGCAGGTATGGGAACTGGGCGCCGACAACGTCCCGGCCTTCACCGCCCGCAAGGCCCAGGCCCTGGCGGCCAAGCGCCAGCCACTGTCCGGCGAGGCGCTGAAGAAGGAGCTGGCGAAGGCGCTCGGCCTCGGGAAGGGCGTGGGAGCGGTCACCGACCGCGACCCGTCGCGGTCGGCGAAAGCTCTCGCGGTCCCGCCCGACTACCGCATCCTCATCTACGGCCCCGGCAACCGCGAGTACGGCGCCACGCCCACCTGGTACAGCGTCGAGACGCAGCCGGGCATCCAGACGGTGCTAACCTGCCTGGACGAGCGCTCGTGGGTGTGCCGCATCGCCCCGGGCAAGGAGACGACCCTGTATGTCCCGCACCTGTCGGCCGATGAGGACCTGCGGGAGGAGCCTCTGGCGCAGAGCCTGGTCAAGCAGGGCCGCCTGTTCGCGATGGATGTGCGCGGCCGGGGCGAGTCGCGCCCGAACTCCTGTGGCGGCAACTACCTGACCCCGTACGGCTCGGATTACTTCTACGCCTACTTCTCCGAGATGTACGGGGAGAGCATGTTGGGGCGGCGGACCTTCGATGTGCTACGCGTGCTCGACTTGCTGGAAAGCCGGGGCTACCGCAAGATCCACCTGGCCGGCCGCGGGCTCGGCTCGCTGCCGGCGCTCTTCGCGGCGGTGTTGCACCCGCGCGTGGGCACTGTGACGCTCAAGCACGCGCTACTGTCCTACCACGAAATGACCCAGGACGAGGACTACAAGTGGCCGCTGTCGGCGATGGTGTGGGGGATCCTCAAGAAGCTGGACCTGCCGGACTGCTACCGGGCGCTGGGCAAGCGCCTGACGCTGATCGAGCCATGGAGCACACGCATGGAGCCGCTGCCGGCGAAGGAGGCCAAGCGGCGGCTGAAGGAGCTGGGGGCGGGGTAG
- the gltA gene encoding NADPH-dependent glutamate synthase has translation MSPKERVPRQPMTEQDPNKRIYNFDEVALGYAPETADLEASRCLGCKKPKCVEGCPVAVDIPGFIGLIKAGDYGGAAKKIKETNVLPAICGRVCPQETQCEEKCVLSVKQDPVAIGRLERFVADYEREHGQVEVPPAAPATGKKVAIIGSGPSGLTCAADLAKAGHQVVVMEALHEVGGVLVYGIPEFRLPKAIVREEVEYLRKLGVDFQTSFVVGKIQTIPELLDEYDAVFIGTGAGLPKFLGVPGEDLIGVLSANEYLTRANLMRAYDPEGDTPVMRGKTVITVGGGNVAMDSARTAKRLGAERSIIVYRRTMEEMPARIEEVHHAEQEDIEFQLLSAPVAFLGDDNMRLRGAVIQKMELGEPDDSGRRSPVPIEGSEYEMAVDVAIIAVGTGANPLISSTTPDLGLNRRGYIVTNEETGATNIPGVYAGGDIVTGAATVIEAMGAGRKAAAAINEYLSAK, from the coding sequence ATGAGTCCCAAAGAGCGCGTCCCGCGCCAGCCGATGACCGAGCAGGACCCGAACAAGCGCATCTACAACTTCGATGAGGTCGCCCTCGGGTATGCGCCGGAGACCGCCGACCTGGAAGCCTCGCGCTGCCTGGGCTGCAAGAAGCCCAAGTGCGTCGAGGGCTGCCCCGTCGCGGTGGACATTCCCGGCTTCATCGGTCTGATCAAGGCGGGCGACTACGGCGGCGCGGCCAAGAAGATCAAGGAGACGAACGTGCTCCCGGCCATCTGCGGGCGCGTCTGCCCGCAGGAGACCCAGTGCGAGGAGAAGTGCGTCCTGAGCGTCAAGCAAGACCCCGTGGCCATTGGTCGGCTGGAGCGGTTCGTGGCTGACTACGAGCGTGAGCACGGTCAGGTGGAGGTGCCCCCCGCCGCGCCCGCGACCGGCAAGAAGGTCGCCATCATCGGCTCGGGGCCCTCGGGCCTCACCTGCGCCGCTGACCTGGCCAAGGCCGGCCACCAGGTCGTCGTCATGGAGGCGCTGCACGAGGTCGGCGGTGTGCTCGTGTATGGCATCCCGGAGTTCCGCCTGCCTAAGGCCATCGTCCGCGAGGAAGTGGAGTACCTGCGGAAGCTCGGTGTGGACTTCCAGACCAGCTTCGTGGTCGGCAAGATCCAGACGATCCCCGAGCTGCTGGACGAGTATGACGCGGTCTTCATCGGCACCGGCGCCGGGCTGCCCAAGTTCCTGGGCGTGCCGGGCGAGGACCTCATCGGCGTGCTGTCGGCCAACGAGTATCTCACCCGCGCCAACCTGATGCGGGCCTATGACCCCGAGGGCGACACGCCGGTCATGCGCGGCAAGACGGTCATCACCGTGGGCGGCGGGAACGTGGCCATGGACTCGGCGCGCACGGCCAAGCGCCTGGGCGCCGAGCGCTCCATCATCGTCTACCGGCGCACCATGGAGGAGATGCCGGCCCGCATCGAGGAGGTCCACCACGCCGAGCAGGAGGACATCGAGTTCCAGCTCCTGTCCGCCCCGGTGGCCTTCCTGGGGGATGACAACATGCGGCTGCGGGGGGCGGTCATTCAGAAGATGGAGCTGGGCGAGCCGGACGACAGCGGCCGCCGCAGTCCCGTGCCCATCGAGGGCTCCGAGTACGAGATGGCGGTGGATGTCGCCATCATCGCCGTGGGCACCGGCGCCAACCCGCTGATCTCCAGCACCACGCCCGACCTGGGCCTCAACCGGCGCGGCTACATCGTGACCAATGAGGAGACGGGGGCCACGAACATCCCCGGCGTATACGCCGGCGGCGACATCGTCACCGGCGCGGCGACGGTCATCGAAGCCATGGGCGCCGGCCGCAAGGCCGCCGCGGCGATCAACGAGTACCTCAGCGCCAAGTAG
- a CDS encoding sulfide/dihydroorotate dehydrogenase-like FAD/NAD-binding protein: MHEIVAKQELAPNTHLVRVRAPLIARKRKAGQFVIVMVDKQSERVPLTIVDSDPQEGTITLVFQAVGKSTMRLAQLQVGEAVSDIAGPLGKPTHIENFGLCIVLGGGYGVAPVVPIARALAEAGNRVVAINGARTKEAVILVDELEKFCERVEICTDDGTLGHHGMVTAVLETLLGEYGQVDFVLAIGPAPMMRAVANMTKPLAIPTMVSLNPIMVDGTGMCGGCRVDVGGERKFACVDGPEFDGHLVDFDKLMARQKVYREFEGEARLQYEHSCKLNLPQKE, translated from the coding sequence ATGCACGAGATCGTCGCCAAGCAAGAGCTGGCCCCCAACACCCACCTGGTTCGCGTGCGCGCGCCGCTCATCGCCCGCAAGCGCAAGGCGGGCCAGTTCGTGATCGTCATGGTGGACAAGCAGAGCGAGCGCGTGCCGCTGACGATCGTGGACTCCGACCCGCAGGAGGGCACCATCACCCTCGTCTTCCAGGCCGTCGGCAAGTCCACCATGCGCCTGGCCCAGCTCCAGGTCGGCGAGGCGGTCAGCGACATCGCCGGGCCGCTGGGCAAGCCTACCCACATCGAGAACTTCGGCCTGTGCATCGTCCTGGGCGGCGGCTATGGCGTGGCCCCGGTAGTGCCGATTGCGCGGGCCCTGGCCGAGGCCGGCAACCGCGTGGTGGCGATCAATGGCGCGCGCACGAAGGAAGCCGTCATTCTCGTGGACGAGCTGGAGAAGTTCTGCGAGCGCGTAGAGATCTGCACCGATGACGGCACGCTGGGCCATCACGGCATGGTCACCGCGGTGCTGGAGACGTTGCTGGGCGAGTACGGCCAGGTGGACTTTGTCCTGGCCATCGGCCCGGCGCCGATGATGCGCGCCGTGGCGAACATGACCAAGCCCCTGGCCATCCCGACGATGGTCAGCCTCAATCCCATCATGGTGGACGGCACGGGCATGTGTGGCGGCTGCCGCGTGGACGTGGGCGGCGAGCGCAAGTTCGCCTGCGTAGACGGCCCGGAGTTCGACGGCCACCTCGTGGACTTCGACAAGCTCATGGCCCGCCAGAAGGTCTACCGCGAGTTCGAGGGCGAGGCGCGGCTGCAGTACGAGCACTCGTGCAAGTTGAACTTGCCGCAGAAGGAGTAG
- a CDS encoding right-handed parallel beta-helix repeat-containing protein: MQTNYVRLLLGLVAIPLCLPAFSLTLYVSPDGNDAWSGKLQTANRQKTDGPVASLTGARDAVRRLKVQGPLTEPVTVRISPGAYVMAEPLVLEPQDSGTEQAPITYQGVPYRSIFPGGRKITGFKPGPGGVWQATVPGVAAGDYYFEQLWINGRRMIRARTPNAEDPGETPQPRYLYVWKKMPFGVDPVTGQQVDMSRRAFYARPGDVACLADVPQNGLNDVTLVSYHAWETARHRLQSVDLQTGAVITTGNAPWAFQWLGVNHRYHLENFRAALDAPGEWYLDRDGTLSVMPLPGTDMTTATVVAPVIPEFIRVQGDPEAGLYVEHVTLRGLDFFYTAHTLEPQGHGDGQAAVSVPAAIMVDGARNVTFDRLYVAHTGGTYGLWFRRGCRNCRVTQSEFFDLGAGGIKIGETLIQSKEALQTHGCVADNNLIHAGGRTFPGAVGVWIGQSSDNQVTHNDISDLYYTGVSVGWSWGYRDTICKRNRTEFNHIHHLGWGVMSDMGGVYTLGIQDGASVSSNVIHDIMSWNKFGAAGLGLYNDEGSTHITMENNLVYNTRDSTYHQHYGRENIVRNNILVNGQDRQISYAREEEHVPYTFESNIVYFTTGTLFWQTSPGKRQWRFDRNVYWREGGGPFDFCGLSFADWQALGQDQHSVIADPMFRDVANLDFTLAADSPALKLGFKPFDYKQAGLYGDPDWTKRVPRHYAPVQMAPDPPPPPPLVLNEDFEAAPVGAQPAEGTLNLEGKGDSILVTDETAAAGTKSLKFTDAEGLAHSFDPHLVYGPRYEAGAYTCSYDVRLEPGAELWQEYRDWSVSPYVIGPSLKFADGKLYARDKELMALPTGQWCHIEVTAKLGAGADGHYQLTVTLPGGQPQQFSLPCVDAKWNKLTWVGFVSNATSKTVLYLDNVKLQNLAP, encoded by the coding sequence ATGCAGACCAACTACGTCCGTCTCCTGCTCGGCTTGGTGGCAATACCCCTGTGCCTTCCCGCCTTCAGCCTCACCCTCTACGTCTCTCCCGACGGCAACGATGCCTGGTCGGGGAAGCTGCAGACCGCCAATCGTCAGAAGACCGATGGCCCGGTGGCCTCACTGACAGGTGCGCGGGACGCTGTCCGCCGCCTCAAGGTTCAGGGCCCCCTGACTGAACCAGTGACGGTCAGGATCAGCCCGGGGGCGTACGTCATGGCCGAGCCGCTGGTGCTCGAACCGCAGGACTCCGGCACGGAGCAGGCCCCCATCACCTATCAGGGCGTGCCCTACCGGTCCATCTTCCCCGGTGGGCGCAAGATCACGGGCTTCAAGCCCGGGCCGGGGGGCGTGTGGCAGGCGACGGTCCCCGGAGTGGCCGCCGGCGACTACTACTTCGAGCAGCTCTGGATCAACGGCCGGCGCATGATCCGCGCCCGCACGCCGAACGCCGAGGACCCGGGCGAGACCCCACAGCCGCGCTACCTGTACGTGTGGAAGAAGATGCCCTTCGGCGTGGACCCGGTCACCGGGCAGCAGGTGGACATGAGCCGCCGCGCCTTCTACGCCCGCCCCGGGGACGTGGCCTGCCTGGCCGACGTTCCCCAGAACGGCCTCAACGACGTAACACTGGTATCGTACCACGCGTGGGAGACGGCGCGCCATCGCTTGCAGTCTGTAGACCTCCAGACCGGCGCGGTCATCACCACCGGCAACGCTCCCTGGGCCTTCCAGTGGCTCGGCGTGAACCACCGCTACCATCTGGAGAACTTCCGCGCGGCCCTGGATGCCCCGGGCGAGTGGTACCTGGACCGCGACGGCACACTCAGCGTCATGCCCCTGCCCGGCACGGACATGACGACCGCCACGGTCGTGGCGCCGGTCATCCCCGAGTTCATCCGCGTGCAGGGCGACCCGGAGGCGGGCCTGTATGTCGAGCATGTCACGCTGCGCGGCCTGGACTTCTTCTACACCGCACACACGCTGGAGCCGCAGGGCCATGGGGACGGACAGGCAGCGGTGAGCGTGCCCGCGGCGATCATGGTGGATGGCGCGCGCAATGTCACCTTTGATCGTCTCTACGTCGCCCATACCGGCGGCACGTACGGGCTGTGGTTCCGGCGGGGCTGCCGCAACTGCCGCGTGACGCAGAGTGAGTTCTTCGACCTCGGCGCCGGGGGTATCAAGATTGGCGAGACGCTGATCCAGTCGAAGGAGGCGCTGCAGACGCACGGCTGCGTCGCGGATAACAACCTCATCCACGCCGGCGGGCGGACCTTTCCCGGCGCCGTCGGCGTGTGGATCGGCCAGAGCAGCGACAACCAGGTCACCCACAATGACATCAGTGACCTGTACTACACAGGCGTCTCGGTCGGGTGGAGCTGGGGCTACCGCGACACCATCTGCAAACGTAACAGGACGGAGTTCAACCACATCCACCACCTGGGCTGGGGCGTCATGAGCGACATGGGGGGCGTATACACCCTCGGGATCCAGGACGGCGCCTCGGTCAGCAGCAACGTGATCCATGACATCATGTCGTGGAACAAGTTCGGCGCCGCCGGCCTGGGCCTGTACAACGACGAGGGCTCCACGCACATCACGATGGAGAACAACCTCGTCTACAACACTCGCGACTCCACCTACCACCAGCACTACGGGCGCGAGAACATCGTGCGCAACAACATCCTCGTCAACGGCCAGGACCGCCAGATCTCCTACGCCCGTGAGGAAGAGCACGTCCCCTACACCTTCGAAAGCAACATCGTCTACTTCACGACCGGCACACTCTTCTGGCAGACCTCGCCGGGCAAGCGCCAGTGGCGCTTCGACCGCAATGTGTACTGGAGAGAGGGCGGCGGCCCGTTCGACTTCTGCGGCCTGAGCTTCGCCGACTGGCAGGCGCTCGGCCAGGACCAGCACTCGGTCATTGCTGACCCGATGTTCCGCGATGTGGCGAACCTCGACTTCACGCTCGCGGCCGACTCGCCCGCGCTCAAGCTCGGCTTCAAGCCCTTCGATTACAAGCAGGCGGGCCTCTACGGCGACCCGGACTGGACGAAGCGCGTGCCGCGACACTACGCGCCGGTGCAGATGGCCCCCGACCCGCCCCCGCCGCCGCCGCTGGTGCTCAACGAGGACTTTGAGGCCGCCCCCGTCGGCGCCCAGCCGGCCGAGGGAACGCTCAATCTGGAAGGCAAGGGCGACTCGATCCTCGTGACCGACGAGACGGCTGCCGCCGGCACGAAGAGCCTGAAGTTCACCGATGCCGAGGGCCTCGCTCACAGCTTCGACCCGCATCTGGTCTACGGCCCGCGCTACGAGGCCGGGGCGTACACCTGCAGCTATGATGTGCGGCTGGAGCCTGGCGCCGAGCTATGGCAGGAGTACCGTGACTGGTCGGTCAGCCCCTACGTCATCGGCCCGAGCCTCAAGTTCGCGGACGGCAAGCTCTACGCGCGGGACAAGGAGTTGATGGCGCTGCCGACCGGGCAGTGGTGCCATATCGAGGTCACGGCCAAGCTGGGGGCCGGCGCGGACGGGCACTACCAGCTCACGGTGACGCTCCCCGGCGGACAGCCGCAGCAGTTCAGCCTCCCCTGTGTGGACGCCAAGTGGAACAAGCTCACCTGGGTGGGCTTCGTCAGCAACGCCACGAGCAAGACCGTATTGTACCTGGACAATGTGAAGCTCCAGAATCTCGCACCATAG
- a CDS encoding CIA30 family protein yields MLRTILAVLVLLAVTTAYAAVDVPLQNLKPAVTSGFAAKASTAAGGVTFAFKKTGDERRLLAVEGAPAGNLSGALAAEVKYQVSVTTGEAPRLAVIAWDSDGGSWYKVGARSVKTDGAGVGRVSTAGLIQTAFSTDASGQLEWGNVKRLWVGFIFDGPAAGSAAVTGVRLTDIPVVPTEPVAIINVAAKFGDSHDPAAKTTISAPAEGPGGKTCFKYEFDVPAGKHMFACPSTAIIADDLEGYKALRFQIKGDIPQGMRLLIQFSEQGGPIYFVEKQPSDVPANWAEMTIPLSEFKNATWGPKDDNGQLDLAKLNTLSIGSHGVPANARLGTIMACDVVLVP; encoded by the coding sequence ATGCTCAGGACGATCCTCGCTGTGCTGGTGCTGCTGGCCGTCACCACCGCCTATGCCGCGGTGGATGTGCCGCTGCAGAACCTGAAGCCCGCGGTTACGTCCGGCTTCGCGGCCAAGGCCTCCACCGCCGCGGGCGGCGTGACCTTCGCCTTCAAGAAGACCGGCGATGAGCGGCGGTTGCTGGCCGTGGAGGGCGCTCCGGCGGGGAATCTCTCCGGGGCCCTGGCCGCCGAGGTGAAGTACCAGGTGTCTGTCACGACCGGCGAGGCCCCGCGCCTGGCGGTCATCGCCTGGGACAGCGACGGCGGGAGCTGGTACAAGGTGGGCGCCCGGTCGGTGAAGACCGACGGGGCGGGTGTGGGCCGCGTGTCCACGGCGGGCCTCATCCAGACGGCCTTCAGCACGGATGCCAGCGGCCAACTCGAGTGGGGCAACGTCAAGCGCCTTTGGGTCGGCTTCATCTTTGACGGTCCCGCCGCGGGTAGCGCCGCAGTGACGGGCGTACGCTTGACGGATATCCCGGTCGTGCCCACAGAGCCGGTGGCGATCATCAACGTCGCCGCCAAGTTCGGCGACAGCCATGACCCGGCGGCGAAGACGACGATCAGCGCCCCGGCCGAGGGCCCCGGCGGCAAGACCTGCTTCAAGTACGAGTTCGACGTGCCGGCCGGCAAGCACATGTTCGCCTGCCCCAGCACCGCGATCATCGCCGACGACCTGGAGGGCTACAAGGCGCTCCGCTTCCAGATCAAGGGCGACATTCCGCAGGGAATGCGGCTGCTCATCCAGTTCTCCGAACAGGGCGGCCCGATCTACTTCGTGGAGAAGCAGCCGAGCGACGTGCCGGCGAACTGGGCCGAGATGACGATCCCCCTGTCGGAGTTCAAGAACGCCACCTGGGGCCCCAAGGACGACAATGGGCAACTGGACCTGGCGAAGCTGAACACGCTGAGCATCGGCAGCCACGGCGTCCCGGCCAACGCGCGGCTGGGCACGATCATGGCCTGTGACGTGGTGCTGGTGCCGTAA
- a CDS encoding right-handed parallel beta-helix repeat-containing protein, with product MSVGSWWFTLALLLLVWPASAATLYVAPNGNDAWSGKLSAPNKQKTDGPLASLQGARDAVRKLRAAGPLTAPVQVIIAGGTYALGEPLVLGPQDGGVTYEAAPGARPVFSGGRKITGWKPGPGGLWTAHVPDVAAGKWTFEQLWVNGRRATRARTPNEFYHYILSAPKGGPDPQTGQPTDLSNRAFTGRPEDLQCLAGLTPEQLHEVNIVAYHSWESSRSRIASYDPKTQLVVLTGRIAWTLNYWGPNMRYVIENVKAALDQPGEWFLDRDGTLSYLPLPGQDMTKTEVIAPVCPEFLRLAGQPELGLLVENVAFEGLSFQHGQYLLPPGGHSDGQAEVTVPAVVMVDGARNISFDNCEIKHHGLYSIWFRHGVKDCWVTRTYCDDMGAGGVKIGEGWGVSLTDPTTHTGHVTVDNCIIHSGGRLHAGAHGVWIGHSADNVVTHNDISDFFYTGVSAGWSWGYNRSLAQRNKIEFNHIHHLGWGVLSDMGGVYTLGISDGTTVSNNVIHDVYSYDRYGGGGWGLYNDEGSSHITMENNLVYNTKTGTYHQHYGEENTVRNNILAFSMNGQLQRSRVEDHISFTFENNIVYWKEGDLLRGNWRNLKFITRNNCYWVTSKQPVMFHEFTLDEWQKQGQEQGSIVADPLFKDAEHYDFTLSPASPALNLGFKPFDYTKAGVYGDPKWAALARSFKYAQVQFAPEPPPPPPLVVSDDFEMAPVGAKPADARTCITENKGDSIGVTDERGAGGSKHCLKIVDAPGLQYEYNPHFAYHPAYQSGVAICSVDMQITPGVVMYNEWRSWDVNPYRVGPSFWIRDGKLRVADQDVLALPVGEWFHVEVSAKVGSDVDGKWRLQVTLPGGQPQSLEFDNGPGFKNLTWVGWSSSATDKTAFYLDNIQLRNEK from the coding sequence ATGTCTGTTGGGTCCTGGTGGTTCACCCTCGCGCTACTCCTGCTGGTGTGGCCTGCGTCGGCGGCGACCCTGTATGTCGCCCCTAACGGCAATGACGCCTGGTCGGGCAAGCTCTCCGCCCCGAACAAGCAGAAGACGGACGGCCCGCTGGCCTCGCTACAGGGCGCGCGGGATGCCGTCCGCAAGCTCCGGGCCGCCGGGCCACTCACGGCTCCGGTGCAGGTGATCATCGCGGGCGGCACGTACGCCCTGGGCGAGCCCCTGGTGCTCGGCCCGCAGGATGGCGGCGTCACCTACGAGGCCGCTCCCGGCGCGAGGCCCGTGTTCAGCGGGGGGCGCAAGATCACCGGCTGGAAGCCGGGCCCCGGCGGCCTGTGGACGGCCCATGTGCCTGACGTCGCCGCCGGCAAGTGGACCTTCGAGCAGCTCTGGGTCAACGGCCGCCGCGCCACACGGGCACGTACGCCCAACGAGTTCTACCACTACATCCTCTCCGCCCCCAAGGGCGGCCCCGACCCGCAGACCGGGCAGCCGACAGACCTCTCCAACCGCGCCTTCACCGGCCGCCCCGAGGACCTCCAGTGCCTCGCGGGCCTCACGCCCGAGCAACTCCACGAGGTCAACATCGTCGCCTACCACTCGTGGGAGTCGTCCCGTTCGCGCATTGCTTCCTACGACCCCAAGACCCAACTCGTTGTCCTGACCGGGCGCATCGCGTGGACCCTCAACTACTGGGGGCCCAACATGCGCTACGTCATCGAGAACGTGAAGGCGGCGCTGGATCAGCCCGGTGAGTGGTTCCTGGATCGCGATGGCACGCTGTCCTATCTGCCGCTCCCCGGCCAGGACATGACCAAGACCGAGGTCATCGCCCCGGTCTGCCCGGAGTTCCTCCGCCTCGCCGGCCAGCCGGAGTTGGGACTCCTCGTCGAGAACGTGGCCTTCGAGGGCCTCAGCTTCCAGCACGGGCAGTACCTGCTTCCGCCCGGCGGCCATTCGGACGGACAGGCGGAGGTGACTGTCCCCGCCGTCGTCATGGTGGACGGCGCGCGCAACATCAGCTTCGACAACTGCGAGATCAAGCACCACGGCCTCTACAGCATCTGGTTCCGCCACGGCGTCAAGGACTGTTGGGTGACGCGCACCTACTGCGACGACATGGGCGCGGGAGGCGTGAAGATTGGTGAGGGCTGGGGGGTGAGTCTGACCGACCCGACGACGCACACCGGCCACGTCACGGTGGACAACTGCATCATCCACAGCGGCGGGCGCCTCCATGCCGGCGCGCACGGCGTGTGGATCGGCCATAGCGCCGACAATGTCGTCACTCACAACGACATCAGCGACTTCTTCTACACGGGTGTCTCGGCGGGGTGGAGCTGGGGCTACAACCGGTCGCTGGCCCAGCGCAACAAGATCGAGTTCAACCACATCCACCACCTCGGCTGGGGCGTGCTCAGCGACATGGGCGGCGTCTACACCCTGGGCATCTCCGACGGGACGACCGTCAGCAACAACGTCATCCACGATGTCTACTCCTACGACCGCTATGGCGGGGGTGGCTGGGGGCTGTATAACGACGAGGGCAGCAGCCATATCACGATGGAGAACAACCTGGTCTACAACACGAAGACCGGGACCTACCATCAGCATTACGGCGAGGAGAACACCGTCCGCAACAACATCCTGGCCTTCAGCATGAACGGCCAGTTGCAGCGCTCGCGGGTCGAGGACCACATCTCCTTCACCTTCGAGAACAACATCGTGTACTGGAAGGAGGGCGACCTGCTGCGGGGCAACTGGCGCAACCTGAAGTTCATCACCCGCAACAACTGCTACTGGGTCACCTCCAAACAGCCCGTCATGTTCCACGAGTTCACGCTGGACGAATGGCAGAAGCAGGGGCAGGAACAGGGCTCGATCGTGGCCGACCCACTGTTCAAGGACGCCGAGCACTACGACTTCACGCTCAGCCCCGCTTCCCCGGCGCTGAACCTGGGCTTCAAGCCCTTCGACTATACCAAGGCCGGCGTCTACGGCGACCCGAAGTGGGCCGCGCTGGCCCGGAGCTTCAAGTACGCCCAGGTGCAGTTCGCGCCCGAGCCCCCGCCCCCGCCGCCGCTGGTGGTGAGCGACGACTTCGAGATGGCCCCTGTGGGCGCCAAGCCGGCTGATGCCCGCACCTGTATTACCGAGAACAAGGGCGACAGCATCGGCGTGACCGACGAGAGGGGCGCCGGGGGCAGCAAGCACTGCCTCAAGATCGTGGACGCGCCTGGCCTGCAGTACGAGTACAACCCCCACTTCGCCTACCACCCGGCTTATCAGAGCGGCGTCGCCATCTGTAGCGTCGACATGCAGATCACGCCCGGCGTCGTCATGTACAACGAGTGGCGCAGTTGGGACGTGAACCCCTACCGCGTCGGCCCGTCCTTCTGGATCAGGGACGGGAAGCTGCGGGTCGCGGACCAGGACGTGCTGGCCCTGCCGGTGGGTGAGTGGTTCCATGTCGAGGTGTCGGCGAAGGTCGGGTCGGACGTGGACGGCAAGTGGCGTCTGCAGGTGACACTGCCCGGCGGTCAGCCGCAGTCCCTCGAGTTCGACAACGGCCCCGGCTTCAAGAACCTCACGTGGGTGGGCTGGAGCAGCTCGGCCACGGACAAGACGGCGTTCTACCTGGACAACATCCAGTTGCGCAACGAGAAGTAG